In Dromiciops gliroides isolate mDroGli1 chromosome 4, mDroGli1.pri, whole genome shotgun sequence, one DNA window encodes the following:
- the SLC25A44 gene encoding solute carrier family 25 member 44 isoform X1 codes for MEDKRNIPIIEWEHLDKKKFYVFGLAMTMMIRISVYPFALIRTRLQIQKGRSLYQGTFDAFVKILRTDGVLGLYRGFLVNTLTLVSGQCYVTTYELTRRFVSKYSQSNTVKSLVAGSSASLVAQSITVPIDVVSQHLMMQRRGETMGRFQVQRYEEGQRVVAFGQTKYIIQQILRADGIRGFYRGYVASLLTYIPNSALWWPFYHFYAEQLSHICPKDCPHIIFQAISGPLAAATASVITNPMDIVRARVQVEGKNSIVLTFKQLLAEEGPWGFMKGLSARIIAATPSTMFVVIGYESLKNVQPSVRTS; via the exons ATGGAGGATAAACGCAACATCCCAATCATTGAGTGGGAACATCTGGACAAGAAGAAGTTCTATGTCTTTGGCTTGGCAATGACAATGATGATCCGAATCAGCGTCTACCCCTTCGCCCTTATCCGCACACGGCTCCAGATACAGAAGGGCAGGAGCCTCTATCAAGGAACCTTTGATGCCTTTGTCAAGATTCTGCGAACAGATGGGGTGTTAGGCCTCTATCGGGGTTTCTTGGTCAACACTCTCACCCTGGTCTCTGGCCAGTGCTATGTCACCACCTATGAGCTCACCCGGAGGTTTGTGTCGAAGTACAGTCAGAGTAACACTGTCAAGTCCCTAGTGGCTGGTAGCTCAGCCTCATTGGTGGCCCAGAGCATAACAGTGCCCATTGACGTGGTCTCCCAGCACCTGATGATGCAGCGCAGGGGGGAGACCATGGGCCGATTCCAGGTGCAACGGTATGAAGAGGGTCAAAGGGTAGTGGCCTTTGGCCAAACCAAGTATATCATTCAGCAGATCCTTCGAGCTGATGGAATACGGGGCTTCTACCGAGGTTATGTGGCTTCTCTTCTCACCTACATACCCAACAGTGCTTTATGGTGGCCCTTCTACCACTTTTATGCAG AGCAGCTCTCCCATATCTGTCCTAAGGACTGCCCCCACATAATCTTCCAAGCCATTTCTGGGCCCTTGGCTGCAGCCACTGCTTCCGTCATCACCAATCCAATGGACATTGTCCGAGCCAGGGTACAG GTGGAGGGCAAGAACTCAATTGTCTTGACCTTCAAGCAGCTGTTGGCAGAGGAGGGGCCCTGGGGCTTCATGAAGGGTCTCTCTGCCAGGATCATTGCAGCAACTCCCTCCACTATGTTTGTAGTGATAGGCTATGAGAGTCTCAAGAATGTTCAGCCTTCGGTCAGAACTAGTTGA
- the SLC25A44 gene encoding solute carrier family 25 member 44 isoform X2: protein MEDKRNIPIIEWEHLDKKKFYVFGLAMTMMIRISVYPFALIRTRLQIQKGRSLYQGTFDAFVKILRTDGVLGLYRGFLVNTLTLVSGQCYVTTYELTRRFVSKYSQSNTVKSLVAGSSASLVAQSITVPIDVVSQHLMMQRRGETMGRFQVQRYEEGQRVVAFGQTKYIIQQILRADGIRGFYRGYVASLLTYIPNSALWWPFYHFYAGGGQELNCLDLQAAVGRGGALGLHEGSLCQDHCSNSLHYVCSDRL from the exons ATGGAGGATAAACGCAACATCCCAATCATTGAGTGGGAACATCTGGACAAGAAGAAGTTCTATGTCTTTGGCTTGGCAATGACAATGATGATCCGAATCAGCGTCTACCCCTTCGCCCTTATCCGCACACGGCTCCAGATACAGAAGGGCAGGAGCCTCTATCAAGGAACCTTTGATGCCTTTGTCAAGATTCTGCGAACAGATGGGGTGTTAGGCCTCTATCGGGGTTTCTTGGTCAACACTCTCACCCTGGTCTCTGGCCAGTGCTATGTCACCACCTATGAGCTCACCCGGAGGTTTGTGTCGAAGTACAGTCAGAGTAACACTGTCAAGTCCCTAGTGGCTGGTAGCTCAGCCTCATTGGTGGCCCAGAGCATAACAGTGCCCATTGACGTGGTCTCCCAGCACCTGATGATGCAGCGCAGGGGGGAGACCATGGGCCGATTCCAGGTGCAACGGTATGAAGAGGGTCAAAGGGTAGTGGCCTTTGGCCAAACCAAGTATATCATTCAGCAGATCCTTCGAGCTGATGGAATACGGGGCTTCTACCGAGGTTATGTGGCTTCTCTTCTCACCTACATACCCAACAGTGCTTTATGGTGGCCCTTCTACCACTTTTATGCAG GTGGAGGGCAAGAACTCAATTGTCTTGACCTTCAAGCAGCTGTTGGCAGAGGAGGGGCCCTGGGGCTTCATGAAGGGTCTCTCTGCCAGGATCATTGCAGCAACTCCCTCCACTATGTTTGTAGTGATAGGCTATGA